The proteins below come from a single Halostagnicola larsenii XH-48 genomic window:
- a CDS encoding alpha/beta fold hydrolase translates to MHTDVSLLTDSSAESTYYDVNGVRLHAVAAGDEGDPLVVLLHGFPDFFYCWREQIEPLVDAGYRVVVPDQRGYNLSEKPDGIRAYRKSELARDIVELVHSEGRDSAHVIGHDWGAAVAWELALRYPSTVDRLGIVNVPHPKVLRHHVLTNPAQLTNSWYVFFFQLPRLPEWACERRNFEFFERSLRANASSGTFTDEDIARYRAAWRRPGALTATINWYRAAARHTASPPRDLVAAPTLVVWGEQDFALEPEMAPESLAYCEDGRLERFPETGHWVPHEEPEAVTALLLEHLVE, encoded by the coding sequence ATGCACACGGATGTCTCGCTGCTCACCGACTCGAGTGCTGAATCGACCTATTACGACGTAAACGGGGTTCGACTCCACGCCGTCGCCGCGGGAGACGAGGGCGATCCGCTGGTCGTCTTGCTACACGGCTTCCCCGACTTTTTCTACTGCTGGCGCGAGCAGATCGAACCGCTCGTCGACGCCGGCTACCGCGTGGTCGTTCCGGATCAACGCGGCTACAACCTGAGCGAGAAGCCCGACGGCATTCGGGCCTACAGGAAGAGCGAACTCGCGCGCGACATCGTGGAACTCGTCCACAGCGAGGGACGCGATTCTGCCCACGTGATCGGTCACGACTGGGGTGCGGCGGTCGCGTGGGAACTCGCGCTCCGATATCCCTCGACCGTCGACCGCCTCGGCATCGTCAACGTGCCCCATCCCAAAGTCCTCCGCCACCACGTCCTGACCAATCCCGCACAGCTCACAAACAGCTGGTACGTCTTTTTCTTCCAACTGCCGCGACTCCCCGAGTGGGCCTGCGAGCGCCGAAACTTCGAGTTCTTCGAACGATCCCTGCGAGCGAACGCGTCATCTGGAACGTTCACCGACGAGGACATAGCGCGCTATCGCGCGGCGTGGCGTCGACCCGGCGCGCTGACGGCGACGATCAACTGGTATCGCGCCGCCGCCCGCCACACCGCCTCGCCGCCTCGAGACCTCGTCGCCGCCCCCACGCTCGTCGTGTGGGGTGAGCAGGACTTCGCGCTCGAGCCCGAGATGGCCCCCGAAAGTCTGGCCTACTGCGAGGACGGCCGCCTCGAGCGGTTTCCAGAAACCGGCCACTGGGTTCCCCACGAGGAGCCCGAGGCGGTGACGGCGCTGTTGCTCGAGCACCTCGTCGAGTAG
- a CDS encoding serine hydrolase domain-containing protein, with the protein MARISEGARQRVSGLFDRHLEVGLHHGAQCAVYVDGELELDLAGGQASPNGDATGDGEPTTTETRHVLFSCTKPYAAAALHALVCDGALAYDDRVVDHWPSFAEAGSTKADTTVRQVLNHTAGLPASDIDRQPDLWGDWNAVIERIEGMDPVSTPGEQPAYHSLTFGWLVGELVRRVSGRPIEEVATERVFDPLEMNDTGIGLRETEDGPVATLTGYTAFDGCRDLEEGLGGHTTIADSFNSESVHRSVIPAANGIGTARDMARFYACLANGGELDGTRILESEVVETMTTLWAATDEDGTLRKPSRYGLGVWKGGTSTDPFGSLTPSRVFGHSGLGSSVGWADPARNISFSYVTNGVREETYEHVTRMSTLSDAVRLAVDG; encoded by the coding sequence ATGGCACGAATCAGCGAGGGGGCCCGACAGCGGGTGAGCGGACTCTTCGACCGCCACCTCGAGGTCGGCCTCCACCACGGGGCCCAGTGTGCGGTCTACGTCGACGGGGAACTCGAACTCGATCTCGCCGGTGGGCAGGCGAGCCCGAACGGAGACGCGACGGGAGACGGCGAGCCGACGACGACGGAAACCCGCCACGTGCTGTTTTCGTGTACGAAACCCTACGCCGCCGCGGCGTTGCACGCCCTGGTCTGTGACGGAGCGCTCGCGTACGACGACCGCGTCGTCGACCACTGGCCCTCGTTCGCCGAAGCAGGGTCGACGAAAGCGGACACGACCGTCCGGCAGGTCCTCAATCACACGGCGGGGCTTCCGGCCAGCGACATCGATCGCCAGCCCGACCTGTGGGGCGACTGGAACGCCGTCATCGAACGGATCGAGGGGATGGACCCGGTCTCCACGCCGGGCGAACAGCCGGCGTATCACTCGCTGACCTTCGGCTGGCTCGTCGGCGAACTCGTCAGGCGAGTCTCGGGTCGCCCGATCGAGGAGGTTGCCACCGAGCGAGTCTTCGACCCGCTCGAGATGAACGACACGGGGATCGGTCTTCGGGAGACCGAAGACGGACCGGTCGCGACACTCACCGGGTACACCGCGTTCGACGGCTGTCGGGACCTCGAGGAAGGACTCGGTGGTCATACGACGATCGCCGACTCGTTCAACAGCGAGTCGGTCCACCGATCCGTGATCCCCGCCGCCAACGGGATCGGCACGGCTCGAGACATGGCTCGGTTCTACGCCTGTCTCGCGAACGGCGGCGAACTCGACGGAACCCGGATCCTCGAGTCCGAGGTCGTCGAGACGATGACGACCCTCTGGGCCGCCACGGACGAGGACGGAACGCTTCGAAAGCCGTCACGATATGGCCTCGGCGTCTGGAAGGGCGGAACCAGCACGGACCCGTTCGGCTCGCTCACGCCCTCGCGAGTGTTCGGCCACTCGGGACTCGGGAGTAGCGTCGGCTGGGCCGATCCGGCGCGGAACATCAGCTTTTCGTACGTGACGAACGGCGTGCGAGAGGAAACCTACGAACACGTCACACGGATGAGTACGCTCTCGGATGCGGTTCGGCTGGCCGTAGATGGGTGA
- a CDS encoding HTTM domain-containing protein yields MGVASKLERVGPDAETYRQLRHRLEPVYRWVRSRFEVDTRALAAVRISFGLILLVDLFIRWGNIERFYTNDGAYPIEAYEATYSQFTGLSIHALSGELWFQQLLFVIAGLFAMAFALGYRTRLVGFVSLALLLSLQARNPALLNGGDKLLRVLLFLALLTPLGERWSIDALRRGSARARESVVSFATAALLIQPLMVFSQNAVLKHQGDTWYEGEALQIALSNDVMTIFLGNHLASYPALLEVLNWAWVGLLAGSVLFLLVTDGRLRAAFALVYMGAFAGMFLTMSVGLFPFVLTTALLPFLTPPFWSALRRLVPTSLTDRLPSASRLRSFIGQPVERRVFDALERRGYESKTSFVRAYCSSLLTVISVLALLSILVYGTAYVTDYDLPDELETPVDQQSWGLYAPNPTEGYSWYAVEAQLESGDEIDAFGDGNVTADRPPDASKEYDTFRDRKFMETVWASGNGDTNGVIAVDYAEWACERATETHGDSVESITVHRFYQPSPVDGEYEETGRFTVIEQTC; encoded by the coding sequence ATGGGCGTCGCCTCGAAACTCGAGCGGGTCGGTCCGGACGCTGAGACGTATCGGCAACTGCGCCACCGTCTCGAGCCGGTTTATCGGTGGGTTCGCTCCCGGTTCGAGGTCGATACCCGTGCGCTCGCTGCGGTTCGTATCTCGTTCGGGCTGATTCTGCTGGTGGATCTGTTCATCCGCTGGGGGAACATCGAGCGGTTTTATACTAACGACGGCGCGTACCCGATCGAGGCGTACGAAGCCACCTACAGCCAGTTCACCGGCCTCTCAATCCATGCGCTTTCGGGGGAGCTGTGGTTCCAGCAACTCCTGTTCGTGATCGCGGGGCTGTTCGCGATGGCGTTCGCACTCGGTTACCGGACGAGACTGGTCGGATTCGTCTCGCTGGCGCTGTTGTTGTCGCTTCAGGCGCGCAATCCTGCGCTTCTCAACGGCGGGGATAAGCTCCTTCGCGTGCTGTTGTTCCTGGCGCTGTTGACGCCGCTGGGAGAGCGGTGGTCGATCGACGCCCTTCGTCGCGGATCCGCGCGGGCGAGAGAGAGCGTGGTTAGTTTCGCCACCGCCGCCCTGTTGATCCAGCCGTTGATGGTGTTCTCCCAGAACGCGGTTCTCAAACATCAGGGCGATACCTGGTACGAGGGCGAAGCGCTCCAGATCGCGCTGTCGAACGACGTGATGACGATCTTTCTGGGCAACCATCTGGCCTCGTATCCGGCGCTGCTCGAGGTACTCAACTGGGCCTGGGTCGGTCTGCTCGCCGGATCCGTTCTCTTCCTCCTGGTGACTGACGGACGGTTGCGCGCGGCGTTCGCGCTCGTCTATATGGGCGCGTTCGCGGGAATGTTCCTTACGATGTCGGTCGGGCTGTTCCCGTTCGTCCTCACGACGGCACTGCTTCCGTTTCTCACCCCGCCGTTCTGGAGCGCGCTCCGTCGTCTCGTTCCGACGAGCCTGACCGACCGATTGCCGAGTGCGTCGAGACTCCGGTCGTTCATCGGACAGCCGGTCGAACGACGAGTGTTCGACGCGCTCGAGCGACGCGGCTACGAGTCCAAGACGTCGTTCGTCCGCGCGTACTGTAGCTCACTGCTGACCGTCATCAGCGTGCTCGCGTTGCTTTCGATCCTCGTGTACGGCACGGCATACGTCACCGACTACGACCTGCCCGACGAACTCGAGACCCCGGTCGACCAGCAAAGCTGGGGCCTGTACGCGCCGAACCCCACGGAGGGCTACAGCTGGTACGCCGTCGAAGCGCAACTCGAGTCCGGGGACGAGATCGACGCGTTCGGCGATGGAAACGTAACCGCTGATCGTCCACCGGATGCGTCGAAGGAGTACGACACGTTCCGCGACCGCAAGTTCATGGAGACCGTCTGGGCCTCCGGCAACGGCGATACGAACGGGGTCATCGCCGTCGACTACGCCGAGTGGGCCTGCGAACGGGCCACCGAAACCCACGGCGATTCGGTCGAGTCGATAACGGTCCATCGGTTCTACCAGCCGAGTCCGGTCGACGGCGAGTACGAGGAGACGGGTCGGTTCACCGTCATCGAGCAGACGTGCTAG
- a CDS encoding molybdopterin molybdotransferase MoeA encodes MKGADHERTEAGFKVRTPVDEARAVLRDALEVDEREPTTERLPIEQATGRVLAQTVTASRDVPHYRRAAMDGYAVQAADTFGASDRSPAVVHVADGEDAVTSGTAVRVHTGSALPEGSDAVVMIEHVEEFEATDELEIADAVAEGENVAPVGEDVESGQTLYEPGHRLRPSDLGLLKSVGISRVHVATEPRVGVIPTGEELVQHDPGPGEVIETNGLTISRLVDNWNGRATYRNIVTDDHDALRVAIERDLTKDVVVTTGGSSVGERDLLPEVIDDIGEVLVHGVGLKPGHPVCLGIVEETPVLALPGYPVACIVNAVQFLRPVLRWLEGTEPDPHPTTTARLARKIPSEPATRTFARVTLEPREADGSGAADRATDDEAETGRSADGPVFDAVPTRASGSGVLSSVSLADGWVVVDDDREGIPAGETVAVQHWE; translated from the coding sequence ATGAAAGGTGCCGACCACGAGCGAACCGAGGCGGGCTTTAAGGTACGCACGCCCGTCGACGAGGCGCGCGCCGTCCTCCGAGACGCACTCGAGGTCGACGAGCGCGAGCCGACCACCGAACGGCTCCCGATCGAGCAGGCTACCGGCCGCGTGCTCGCCCAGACGGTGACGGCCTCGCGGGACGTTCCCCACTACCGGCGGGCGGCGATGGACGGCTACGCGGTTCAGGCTGCGGATACGTTCGGAGCAAGCGACAGGTCGCCCGCCGTAGTTCACGTCGCGGATGGCGAGGACGCCGTCACGTCCGGAACCGCGGTTCGGGTCCACACGGGAAGCGCGCTCCCCGAGGGCAGCGACGCCGTCGTCATGATCGAACACGTCGAGGAGTTCGAGGCGACGGACGAACTCGAGATCGCCGACGCGGTCGCGGAAGGGGAAAACGTCGCCCCGGTGGGCGAAGACGTCGAATCGGGACAGACGCTTTACGAACCGGGCCACCGGCTCAGGCCGTCGGATCTGGGTCTGCTCAAGTCCGTCGGGATCTCGCGGGTTCACGTCGCGACGGAACCGCGAGTCGGCGTCATCCCGACCGGCGAGGAACTCGTCCAGCACGATCCCGGCCCCGGCGAAGTCATCGAGACGAACGGGCTCACGATCTCGAGACTGGTCGACAACTGGAACGGCCGGGCGACCTACCGAAACATCGTTACCGACGATCACGACGCGCTGCGGGTCGCCATCGAACGCGACCTCACCAAGGACGTGGTCGTCACCACCGGCGGATCGTCGGTCGGCGAGCGCGACCTGCTCCCGGAGGTCATCGACGACATCGGCGAGGTGCTCGTCCACGGCGTTGGTCTCAAACCCGGCCACCCCGTCTGTCTCGGCATCGTCGAGGAAACGCCGGTCCTCGCCCTGCCGGGCTATCCGGTCGCCTGCATCGTCAACGCCGTCCAGTTCCTGCGCCCGGTCCTCCGGTGGCTCGAGGGCACCGAACCCGATCCGCATCCGACGACGACGGCTCGCCTCGCTCGAAAAATCCCGAGCGAACCGGCCACGCGGACGTTCGCCCGAGTCACGCTCGAGCCTCGCGAAGCGGACGGTTCAGGGGCTGCTGATCGGGCCACGGATGACGAAGCAGAAACCGGCCGGTCGGCCGACGGCCCGGTCTTCGATGCCGTTCCGACGAGAGCCAGCGGCTCCGGGGTGCTCTCGAGCGTGTCGCTCGCCGACGGCTGGGTCGTCGTCGACGACGACCGCGAGGGGATTCCGGCGGGCGAGACCGTCGCGGTGCAACACTGGGAGTAA
- a CDS encoding SDR family oxidoreductase gives MDLHVDGNAALVTASSSGLGLASAKALALEGANVAICGRGSEQLEAAKESIEDACESADGPTGDVLAVQTDLTAPEEIGNLVEETVDAFGGLDHLVTSSGGPPSTTFLDTEQKDWYQAYDLLVMSVVWTIEEAHPYLLESEYGTITSITSRTVREVSDGLLLSNSVRRGVIGLIKTVSREFAPEIRANAVLPGPIETPRIEELIEAGVERGTYEDYESGLADLAAEIPMDRIGQPEELGETVAYLSSPHASFINGVEIPIDGGLLRS, from the coding sequence ATGGATCTGCACGTCGACGGCAACGCAGCACTGGTAACGGCATCCTCGAGCGGCCTCGGACTCGCGAGTGCAAAGGCGCTCGCGCTCGAGGGCGCGAACGTCGCCATCTGCGGTCGCGGTAGCGAACAACTCGAGGCGGCGAAAGAATCGATCGAAGACGCCTGCGAGTCGGCGGACGGACCGACTGGTGACGTCCTCGCGGTACAGACCGACCTCACCGCACCCGAGGAGATCGGAAATTTGGTCGAGGAGACCGTCGATGCCTTCGGCGGGCTCGATCACCTGGTCACCTCCTCCGGCGGTCCGCCGAGTACGACCTTCCTCGATACCGAGCAGAAAGACTGGTATCAGGCCTACGACCTGCTCGTGATGAGCGTCGTCTGGACGATCGAGGAGGCCCATCCCTACCTCCTCGAGTCGGAGTACGGGACGATCACCTCGATCACCTCGAGAACCGTCCGGGAGGTGTCGGACGGCCTCCTCCTCTCGAATTCGGTTCGCCGCGGCGTGATCGGGCTCATCAAAACGGTTTCACGCGAGTTCGCTCCCGAGATCAGGGCCAACGCCGTGCTCCCGGGCCCTATCGAGACGCCCCGCATCGAGGAACTGATCGAGGCCGGCGTCGAGCGGGGCACCTACGAGGACTACGAGTCGGGACTGGCCGACCTGGCGGCCGAAATCCCGATGGACCGGATCGGCCAGCCCGAGGAACTGGGCGAGACCGTCGCGTACCTCTCGAGTCCGCACGCGAGTTTCATTAACGGTGTCGAGATTCCGATCGACGGCGGACTGCTCCGGAGTTAA
- a CDS encoding Tfx family DNA-binding protein, whose product MRYPHERAHEPARRAPVVIDDVEALLEDIGFEAETSVLTHRQAQVLALRERDVSQADIADALGTSRANVSSVESSARENLSKARETVAFAEALRAPVRVRVPAGTDLYDVPELVYDACDENGVKVDHTAPDLMKVVSDAAGPAVKGRKISTPLIVGVTSSGLVRVRHRE is encoded by the coding sequence CTGAGATACCCTCATGAACGCGCTCACGAACCTGCTCGGAGGGCACCCGTCGTGATCGACGACGTCGAAGCGTTGCTCGAGGATATCGGGTTCGAAGCCGAGACGAGCGTCCTGACTCACAGACAGGCACAGGTCCTCGCGTTGCGAGAGCGTGACGTTTCCCAGGCCGATATCGCCGACGCGCTCGGCACCTCGCGGGCGAACGTCTCGTCGGTCGAATCCAGCGCTCGAGAGAACCTGTCCAAGGCCCGCGAGACGGTCGCCTTCGCGGAGGCGCTCCGCGCACCGGTTCGGGTTCGGGTTCCGGCCGGAACGGACCTCTACGACGTGCCCGAACTGGTCTACGACGCGTGCGACGAAAACGGGGTCAAAGTCGATCACACCGCCCCCGATCTGATGAAGGTCGTCAGCGACGCCGCCGGACCCGCGGTCAAAGGGCGGAAGATTTCCACGCCGCTCATCGTCGGCGTGACCTCGAGCGGACTCGTTCGCGTGCGTCACCGGGAGTGA
- a CDS encoding TRAM domain-containing protein, protein MADCPLADDCPSFSERISGMGCQHYGDRGGKEWCQHYNQPIDDLKSQPIKRGEEVVVDIVDMHESGAGVGRTEDGFIVMVDGVLPKARSRVEIERVHSSHARAKELERLPMDTDEDDDESDADGDEVSDSTDDDSDGTQKRERLGSRDNFWGS, encoded by the coding sequence ATGGCAGACTGTCCACTTGCCGACGACTGTCCGAGCTTTTCCGAGCGGATTTCGGGTATGGGGTGTCAACACTACGGTGATCGTGGTGGCAAAGAGTGGTGCCAACACTACAACCAGCCCATCGACGACCTGAAGAGCCAGCCGATCAAGCGCGGCGAGGAAGTCGTCGTCGACATCGTCGACATGCACGAAAGCGGCGCCGGCGTCGGGCGAACCGAGGACGGGTTCATCGTGATGGTCGACGGCGTACTCCCGAAGGCCCGATCTCGCGTCGAAATCGAACGCGTCCATAGCAGCCACGCTCGAGCCAAAGAACTCGAGCGCCTGCCGATGGACACCGACGAGGACGACGACGAGTCGGACGCAGACGGCGACGAGGTCAGTGATAGCACAGACGACGACAGCGACGGGACCCAGAAACGAGAGCGACTCGGCAGTCGCGACAACTTCTGGGGATCGTAA
- a CDS encoding electron transfer flavoprotein subunit beta/FixA family protein, which translates to MKILVTVKEVATVEDEFEIEETEIADQYLGADLNEWDDYAVEEAVQLQETGIADEVVTVTIGSEDCEQTIRQALAKGADRAIRVWDDTLEGVDLLDVGAKTEILQAVVEAEDPDLVLSGVQSGDDSFGATGVSLASDIGFQWGAVVNGLEHDFEDGTASVRRELEGGVEELTDVELPAVLTIQTGINEPRYASLRGIRQAQRKDLDVQTLGDLGVDESAVEGDLTLTDMYEPETETDVTVFEGGADDTAGQLAELLREKGVAP; encoded by the coding sequence ATGAAGATACTCGTTACGGTCAAAGAAGTCGCGACCGTCGAAGACGAGTTCGAAATCGAGGAAACTGAAATCGCCGACCAGTACCTCGGTGCCGATCTCAACGAATGGGACGACTACGCCGTCGAGGAGGCCGTCCAACTGCAGGAAACCGGTATCGCCGACGAGGTCGTCACCGTGACGATCGGCTCGGAAGACTGCGAACAGACCATCCGACAGGCGCTCGCGAAGGGTGCCGACCGCGCCATCCGCGTCTGGGACGACACCCTCGAGGGCGTCGATCTGCTCGACGTCGGTGCGAAGACGGAAATCCTGCAGGCCGTCGTCGAAGCCGAGGATCCGGACCTCGTCCTCTCGGGAGTCCAGTCCGGCGACGACAGCTTCGGTGCCACCGGCGTCTCGCTCGCCAGCGACATCGGCTTCCAGTGGGGAGCTGTCGTCAACGGCCTCGAGCACGACTTCGAGGACGGCACCGCATCCGTGCGACGCGAACTCGAGGGCGGCGTCGAGGAGCTGACCGACGTCGAACTCCCGGCGGTCCTGACGATCCAGACCGGGATCAACGAACCCCGCTACGCAAGTCTTCGGGGGATTCGACAGGCCCAGCGCAAGGACCTGGACGTCCAGACGCTCGGCGACCTTGGCGTCGACGAGAGCGCCGTCGAAGGCGACCTGACACTCACCGATATGTACGAACCCGAAACCGAGACCGATGTCACTGTCTTCGAGGGCGGTGCCGACGACACGGCCGGGCAACTCGCTGAATTGCTCCGCGAGAAGGGGGTGGCACCATGA
- a CDS encoding electron transfer flavoprotein subunit alpha/FixB family protein — MTDILAVADHRRGELRDVSYEIITAGRELADETGGELHLAIISGTVDDFAEKANREGVDVIHTVSYGEEFNHDVYTQAITQLYDEVGPQYVLAPNSVNGLDYAPAVADELELPIVTDTVGLETDGETLIANREMYGGKVETTVEIDSNSAVVTIRSAEWPVAEGTGDAAVEVFDADIDEDAIGSSVNGFEEVAGGDVDISEADVLVSVGRGIEEEENLEIVRELADALDATLSSSRPIVDNGWLPKNRQVGQSGKVVTPDVYIAIGISGAVQHVAGMKGSDTIVAINTDENAPIMDIADYAIYDDLFDVVPALTEQFR, encoded by the coding sequence ATGACGGATATTCTCGCCGTCGCCGACCACCGCCGCGGCGAACTTCGGGACGTCAGCTACGAGATCATCACCGCCGGGCGCGAACTCGCGGACGAAACCGGCGGGGAACTCCACCTCGCGATCATCAGCGGCACCGTCGACGACTTCGCCGAAAAGGCAAACCGCGAGGGCGTCGACGTCATCCACACCGTTTCCTACGGCGAGGAGTTCAACCACGACGTCTACACGCAAGCGATCACGCAGCTCTACGACGAGGTCGGCCCGCAGTACGTACTCGCACCCAACAGTGTCAACGGCCTCGACTACGCCCCCGCCGTCGCGGACGAACTCGAGCTACCCATCGTCACGGATACGGTCGGCCTCGAGACCGACGGCGAGACCCTGATCGCCAACCGCGAGATGTACGGCGGCAAAGTCGAGACTACCGTCGAAATCGATTCGAACTCGGCGGTCGTCACCATCCGCAGCGCCGAGTGGCCCGTCGCGGAGGGCACCGGCGACGCCGCGGTAGAGGTCTTCGACGCCGACATCGACGAGGACGCCATCGGCTCGAGCGTCAACGGCTTCGAGGAGGTCGCCGGCGGCGATGTCGACATCAGCGAGGCGGATGTGCTGGTCTCGGTCGGGCGCGGGATCGAAGAGGAGGAGAATCTGGAGATCGTCCGCGAGCTGGCCGACGCGCTCGACGCGACGCTGTCGTCGTCGCGCCCGATCGTCGACAACGGCTGGCTCCCGAAGAATCGTCAGGTCGGCCAGTCCGGCAAGGTCGTCACGCCCGACGTCTACATCGCGATTGGCATCTCCGGTGCGGTCCAACACGTCGCCGGAATGAAAGGCTCCGATACCATCGTCGCGATCAACACCGACGAGAACGCCCCGATCATGGATATCGCGGACTACGCGATCTACGACGACCTCTTCGACGTCGTGCCGGCGCTGACTGAACAGTTCCGGTAG
- a CDS encoding polyprenyl synthetase family protein, with product MELLERRRALVEERLVEVVDGLDPETLSSEVRHVTLSGGKRVRPMVTILACETVGGEATDAVDFGVGIELVHSASLVVDDIIDRSELRRGTTSAWAEFGHGPAIITSDGLLGEAFALFSADPKATQVVAESLVELGVGEATELSSKPSNEAEYMTLARRKTGALFRAAAELGAIAADSDPFTVEALGEYAERVGVAFQIRDDVLDATADAADLGKPTGHDATLERPSVVQVTDLTPAEANDRARAQADRAIDALGTVDAVDTEARDYLLELAEFVVERER from the coding sequence ATGGAACTTCTCGAGCGCCGCCGGGCGCTGGTCGAGGAGCGTCTCGTCGAGGTCGTCGACGGTCTCGATCCGGAGACGCTCAGTTCGGAAGTTCGCCACGTGACGCTCTCAGGGGGAAAACGAGTGCGGCCGATGGTGACGATACTGGCATGTGAAACCGTTGGGGGGGAGGCGACGGACGCCGTCGACTTCGGCGTCGGGATCGAACTCGTCCACAGCGCGTCGCTCGTCGTCGACGACATCATCGACCGCTCGGAGCTCCGACGGGGGACGACGAGCGCCTGGGCGGAGTTCGGCCACGGGCCGGCGATCATCACCAGTGATGGGCTGCTCGGCGAGGCGTTCGCGCTCTTTTCGGCGGATCCGAAGGCGACCCAGGTCGTCGCCGAATCGCTGGTCGAACTCGGCGTCGGCGAAGCGACCGAACTCTCCTCGAAACCGTCGAACGAAGCCGAATACATGACGCTCGCACGCCGGAAAACCGGAGCGCTGTTTCGCGCCGCGGCGGAACTCGGCGCGATCGCGGCCGACTCCGATCCGTTCACCGTCGAGGCGCTCGGCGAGTACGCCGAACGCGTCGGGGTCGCCTTCCAGATCAGAGACGACGTGCTCGACGCGACGGCCGACGCCGCCGATCTCGGCAAACCGACGGGCCACGACGCGACCCTCGAGCGTCCCTCCGTCGTGCAGGTGACCGATCTGACGCCCGCGGAGGCGAACGACCGGGCGCGTGCGCAGGCGGATCGAGCGATCGACGCGCTCGGAACCGTCGACGCAGTCGACACGGAGGCTCGAGACTACTTACTCGAGTTGGCGGAGTTCGTCGTCGAGCGCGAGCGCTAA
- a CDS encoding cupin domain-containing protein — translation MAPVNAGDLEWTELDQGTMTARRKQLGEAAAGEKLGCSLYEIPAGNESWPYHYHAANEEALYVLAGTGTLRLAGETYDLEDGDYVSLPADERGGHKVINDSEEPLRYLVVSTMNEPDVTVYPDSEKFGVYVGAPPGGRTERSLSGYYPIEGDVDYWDGE, via the coding sequence ATGGCTCCCGTAAACGCCGGCGACCTCGAGTGGACGGAACTGGACCAGGGGACGATGACCGCCCGACGAAAACAACTGGGCGAGGCGGCGGCCGGCGAGAAACTCGGCTGTAGCCTCTACGAAATCCCAGCCGGAAACGAATCGTGGCCGTACCACTACCACGCCGCGAACGAAGAGGCGTTGTACGTGCTGGCCGGAACCGGAACGCTTCGACTCGCGGGTGAGACGTACGACCTCGAGGACGGCGACTACGTCTCCCTTCCGGCCGACGAGCGCGGCGGTCACAAGGTGATCAACGATTCCGAGGAGCCGCTTCGCTACCTCGTGGTCTCGACGATGAACGAGCCGGACGTGACGGTGTACCCGGACTCGGAGAAGTTCGGCGTCTACGTCGGCGCGCCGCCGGGTGGACGTACGGAGCGATCTCTCTCTGGCTATTATCCGATCGAGGGGGATGTCGACTACTGGGATGGCGAATAG